A stretch of the Campylobacter concisus genome encodes the following:
- the metK gene encoding methionine adenosyltransferase: protein MYLFTSEVVSPGHPDKCADIIADSIVDTILTQDPNGRVASEVFVAGKNIVIGGEINSKVKLSYKDYEKIVKDALAHIGYDGKSNFTKEQCLHPDDIEVKVCLNQQSPDINQGVDQSSGEIGAGDQGIMFGFASCEAKEFMPAAITYARMLCEKVYKFAKANPDKLGVDIKTQVTIDYSSKDNFENCKPQSIHTIVVSAPCVESMKIEELRALIQNLIDETGLPKELYNKEKTIIYINPTGRYVNHSSLHDSGLTGRKLIVDSFGGYSPIGGGAQSSKDYTKVDRSGLYAARWIAKNIVAAGLAKKCIVQISYAIGVAKPTSVSVDTMGTHANGINDDMLSNFVSEHFALTPRWITNKFGLDKPSKDTFLYAKVAAKGQVGNAKYPWEKLDAVDTFKALLKK, encoded by the coding sequence ATGTATCTATTTACCTCTGAAGTTGTAAGTCCGGGTCATCCAGATAAATGTGCTGATATAATCGCTGATAGCATAGTGGATACTATTTTAACACAAGATCCAAATGGTCGTGTCGCAAGCGAAGTTTTTGTGGCTGGAAAAAACATAGTAATAGGTGGAGAGATAAACTCAAAGGTAAAACTCTCATATAAAGACTACGAAAAGATCGTAAAGGACGCTCTTGCGCATATCGGATATGATGGAAAGAGCAATTTCACAAAAGAGCAGTGCTTGCACCCAGATGATATCGAGGTCAAAGTCTGCCTAAATCAACAAAGCCCAGATATAAATCAAGGTGTTGATCAAAGTAGCGGTGAGATCGGAGCGGGCGATCAAGGCATTATGTTTGGTTTTGCGAGCTGCGAAGCGAAAGAATTTATGCCAGCAGCCATAACTTACGCAAGAATGCTATGTGAAAAAGTCTATAAATTTGCTAAGGCAAATCCTGATAAACTTGGCGTTGATATTAAAACGCAAGTTACGATTGATTACAGTAGCAAAGACAACTTTGAAAACTGCAAACCTCAAAGCATCCATACTATCGTCGTCTCTGCCCCTTGCGTGGAGAGCATGAAGATAGAAGAGCTTCGCGCACTAATTCAAAATTTAATAGACGAAACCGGACTTCCAAAAGAGCTATATAATAAAGAAAAAACGATCATCTATATAAACCCAACAGGCAGATATGTAAATCACAGCTCACTTCACGATAGCGGCCTAACAGGTAGAAAGCTTATAGTTGATAGCTTTGGCGGATATAGCCCTATAGGCGGCGGTGCCCAGTCAAGTAAAGACTACACTAAAGTTGATCGCAGCGGACTCTACGCAGCGCGCTGGATAGCTAAAAATATCGTCGCAGCTGGCCTTGCTAAAAAATGTATCGTCCAGATAAGCTACGCGATCGGCGTTGCAAAGCCAACTTCAGTTAGCGTTGATACCATGGGAACTCATGCAAATGGCATAAATGACGATATGCTTTCAAATTTTGTAAGCGAGCATTTCGCTCTAACGCCTCGCTGGATAACAAATAAATTTGGTCTTGATAAGCCAAGTAAAGATACGTTTTTATATGCAAAAGTAGCTGCAAAAGGTCAAGTGGGAAATGCAAAATACCCTTGGGAAAAACTTGATGCGGTTGATACCTTCAAAGCTTTACTAAAAAAATAA
- the flgB gene encoding flagellar basal body rod protein FlgB: MFVLDKSKSSPLVESALAGRELRQKLISGNLANVDTPFYKARDIRFEDVLKEKANEIYNTSSQKKLQLAKTNEAHMAAVDFPKSDTAQIFLRDGHMARNDANTVDLDVETTEMGKNTVMINALDNAYKAQSNIFKSVIDASAKN; encoded by the coding sequence ATGTTTGTTTTAGATAAATCAAAATCTAGCCCACTTGTAGAATCAGCTCTTGCAGGCAGAGAACTACGCCAAAAACTAATCTCTGGCAATCTTGCAAACGTTGATACACCATTTTATAAAGCTAGAGATATAAGATTTGAAGATGTTTTAAAAGAAAAAGCAAATGAAATTTATAACACTTCAAGCCAAAAAAAACTACAACTTGCTAAGACAAACGAAGCGCATATGGCTGCGGTTGATTTTCCAAAAAGCGACACAGCTCAAATTTTCTTGCGTGATGGTCATATGGCTAGAAATGACGCAAATACAGTCGATCTTGACGTAGAAACAACAGAAATGGGCAAAAATACAGTTATGATAAACGCCCTTGATAATGCCTACAAGGCTCAAAGTAATATCTTTAAAAGCGTAATAGACGCAAGTGCTAAGAACTAG
- the csrA gene encoding carbon storage regulator CsrA → MLILARKENEEILIGNDIKVVIVNISKNTVKLGIEAPRNTMILRSELANDIKNENIHATKTASEADIHELAKKIEK, encoded by the coding sequence ATGTTAATCCTAGCAAGAAAAGAAAATGAAGAAATTTTAATAGGAAATGACATAAAAGTTGTCATAGTAAATATTTCAAAAAATACTGTTAAACTCGGTATCGAAGCACCACGAAATACAATGATACTAAGAAGTGAACTAGCAAATGATATCAAAAACGAAAATATCCATGCCACAAAAACTGCAAGTGAAGCCGATATCCACGAGCTAGCTAAAAAAATCGAGAAATGA
- the flgC gene encoding flagellar basal body rod protein FlgC, translated as MSYLNDFDISGYGLSAQRFRMNVISSNIANAQTTRTAEGGPYRRQEVIFKEMNFDKILNDQLKSSQSLLEYENPLDDPSSPRNAHPALTSVIVDKVVRDDKDFQLKYDPSHPDANANGYVAFPNINPVIEMSDLLEATRAYQANVAAFQNAKTIAQSAISLISGQA; from the coding sequence ATGTCATACTTAAATGATTTTGATATTAGTGGATACGGACTAAGCGCACAACGCTTCAGGATGAACGTCATCAGCTCAAACATAGCAAACGCACAGACTACAAGAACAGCTGAAGGTGGCCCTTATAGAAGGCAAGAAGTGATCTTTAAAGAGATGAATTTTGATAAAATTTTAAACGACCAGCTTAAAAGCTCACAAAGTCTACTAGAGTATGAAAATCCACTCGACGACCCAAGCTCACCAAGAAACGCTCACCCTGCCCTAACTAGCGTGATCGTAGATAAAGTGGTGCGTGATGATAAGGACTTTCAGCTAAAATATGACCCGAGCCATCCAGACGCAAATGCAAATGGCTACGTCGCATTTCCAAATATAAATCCAGTCATCGAGATGTCTGACCTACTTGAAGCAACAAGGGCATACCAAGCAAACGTGGCAGCCTTTCAAAACGCAAAAACAATAGCACAAAGTGCGATATCACTTATTTCAGGACAAGCATAA
- a CDS encoding M3 family oligoendopeptidase, translating to MQIWDLKALFANEKECEQNALNLQKECEKFKDKYLENYENLKTDEFLKAFGEYENLIAKISKVMTYAFLNFAKDTSKGAFYAKIDEIATKANENLIFFEIKFNAFTPKKQEDIIKSSKKYGYYLSNLAKAKPHQLSVAEERVLLRTASTGAEGFSRLFDESMSKMRFKFKGELLNEEEILAKLHESDQSVRKLAAKSLSNELSKHQHLLGYIYNMIKTDLKTSCELRNFKLPEEPRHLENQISKKSVDSLIAVTEKNFDLVAKFYERKRELLGLKKLYDYDRYAPLSSEGEYKFDECKKIVLKAFGTFSPKFGEIAKSAFNDGWIDVYPTPNKRGGAFSHSGSSDTHPYVLLNHTNQRRDLFTLAHELGHAVHQKLSYSVSYLNSDTPLTTAETASVFCEMLVFDHVKDGLSKKEKISLLAGKIEDIFATLYRQINFTTFERAVHAHEGEISLDELNKIWLKESKKMFGKSVTLNDYYKIWWSYIPHFIHTPFYCYAYSYAQLLVLALFGLYKSGKCKNFVEIYTEFLSLGGSLSPRELVGKFGFDIDDKNFWQIGINEVKKLVDEFLEISKD from the coding sequence ATGCAAATTTGGGATCTAAAAGCACTTTTTGCAAACGAAAAAGAGTGCGAGCAAAACGCACTAAATTTACAAAAAGAGTGCGAGAAATTTAAAGATAAATACCTAGAAAATTATGAAAATTTAAAAACAGACGAGTTTTTAAAGGCATTTGGCGAATATGAAAATTTAATCGCTAAAATTTCAAAAGTAATGACTTACGCTTTTTTAAATTTTGCCAAAGATACAAGCAAGGGCGCATTTTATGCAAAGATCGATGAGATAGCGACAAAAGCAAATGAAAATTTGATATTTTTTGAGATCAAATTTAATGCATTTACCCCTAAAAAACAAGAAGATATCATCAAAAGCTCTAAAAAATATGGCTATTACCTAAGCAATCTCGCCAAAGCAAAACCGCACCAACTTAGCGTTGCTGAAGAGAGGGTACTACTACGCACAGCTAGCACTGGGGCTGAGGGCTTTTCAAGGCTTTTTGATGAGAGCATGAGCAAGATGAGGTTTAAATTTAAAGGCGAGCTTTTAAATGAAGAAGAGATTTTAGCTAAGCTTCATGAGAGCGATCAAAGCGTGCGAAAACTAGCCGCTAAAAGCCTTTCAAACGAGCTTAGCAAGCACCAGCACCTTCTTGGCTACATATATAATATGATAAAAACTGATCTAAAAACGAGCTGCGAGCTGCGAAATTTCAAGCTTCCTGAAGAGCCAAGACACCTTGAAAATCAAATCAGTAAAAAAAGCGTTGATTCGCTCATTGCTGTAACTGAGAAAAATTTTGACCTAGTTGCTAAATTTTACGAGCGAAAAAGAGAACTTTTAGGCCTTAAAAAGCTTTATGACTACGATAGATACGCGCCTCTTAGTAGCGAGGGCGAGTATAAATTTGATGAGTGTAAAAAGATAGTTTTAAAAGCTTTTGGGACATTTTCACCTAAATTTGGCGAGATAGCTAAAAGTGCCTTTAATGACGGCTGGATCGATGTTTATCCAACACCAAACAAGCGAGGTGGGGCATTTTCTCACTCAGGATCAAGCGACACACACCCTTATGTTTTGCTAAATCACACAAACCAGCGAAGAGACCTTTTCACGCTAGCTCATGAGCTTGGTCACGCTGTGCATCAAAAGCTCTCTTATAGCGTAAGCTACCTAAACTCAGACACTCCGCTAACCACGGCTGAGACGGCTTCAGTCTTTTGCGAGATGCTAGTTTTTGACCACGTAAAAGACGGCCTTAGCAAAAAAGAGAAAATTTCACTGCTCGCTGGCAAGATCGAGGATATATTTGCCACGCTTTACCGCCAGATAAATTTCACCACCTTTGAGCGAGCCGTGCACGCACACGAGGGCGAGATCAGCCTAGATGAGCTAAATAAAATTTGGCTAAAAGAGAGCAAAAAGATGTTTGGCAAAAGCGTCACACTAAATGACTACTACAAAATTTGGTGGAGCTACATCCCGCACTTCATTCACACGCCATTTTACTGCTACGCTTACTCTTACGCGCAGCTTCTTGTGCTTGCACTTTTTGGTCTTTATAAAAGCGGCAAATGCAAAAATTTTGTCGAAATTTACACCGAGTTTTTGAGCCTTGGTGGGAGCCTTAGCCCAAGGGAGCTTGTGGGTAAATTTGGCTTTGATATAGATGATAAAAACTTCTGGCAGATAGGCATAAACGAGGTCAAAAAGCTAGTAGATGAGTTTTTAGAAATTTCAAAGGATTAA
- a CDS encoding thioredoxin: MKNLLVLIITLFAFFGCGEDESGSVNFKEFSPNEEVKLVDVSGKELTLVRKDHGFAIKNDENKVLMIDIFGTFCPPCQKEAAELTKYQLENKDKFTLIGLTHFENVTNEYVLHEFMQKFNAYYFITNDQKINDRLAEQIVRDIEYKHEIALPFKVVIKNGEYQILTDVDSGQYGVKYYLGGIKVTKMKEDLAKIYETK; this comes from the coding sequence ATGAAGAATTTGCTTGTTTTAATAATCACTTTATTTGCTTTTTTTGGTTGTGGTGAAGATGAGAGCGGTAGTGTAAATTTTAAAGAATTTAGTCCAAATGAAGAGGTTAAACTTGTGGATGTAAGCGGCAAGGAGCTTACTTTAGTTAGAAAAGATCACGGCTTTGCCATCAAAAATGATGAAAATAAGGTTTTAATGATCGACATTTTTGGTACATTTTGCCCGCCTTGCCAAAAAGAGGCAGCCGAACTTACAAAATATCAGCTTGAAAACAAAGATAAATTTACACTAATTGGACTAACTCATTTTGAAAATGTCACAAATGAGTATGTTTTGCATGAATTTATGCAAAAATTTAATGCCTACTATTTCATAACAAACGATCAAAAGATAAATGACAGACTTGCCGAACAGATCGTAAGAGACATCGAATATAAACACGAGATCGCACTACCTTTTAAGGTCGTGATAAAAAATGGCGAATATCAAATTTTAACAGACGTAGATAGCGGACAATACGGGGTAAAATACTATCTTGGTGGTATAAAAGTCACAAAAATGAAAGAAGATCTAGCAAAAATTTATGAGACAAAATAA
- a CDS encoding ATP-dependent helicase, which yields MEKLLSNLNEAQREAATHIDGPMLILAGAGSGKTKTITTRLAYLIGEVGIDAANTLTLTFTNKAANEMRSRAMAMLSQSGKNYSPLLCTFHKFGLLFLKLYIEKLGRKNNFVIIDTDDKKRIIKSFESPVATAILSSEISNYKNSLLSVEEVYKNANFSSFDKSKDNFYKQAAQIYEKYEDYLKANNLVDFDDLLGLTYKILDENEELAREISNRYKYIMVDEYQDTNDLQYKLLKKLCLCHENICVVGDDDQSIYGWRGAKIDNILNFKDQFKDVKIIRLEKNYRSSEAILKAANELIDHNRNRLGKKLVGTKGEGEAVNLIESFDESVEAGKIAKCIKELLSKGVQAKDIAILYRINALSRSLEDGLNKEQIAYKMVGGVKFYERAEIKDIISYLRLINNPNDDFSIRRIINRPKRGLGKVSLDKLEKMAFEGKISIYEAISNISDNDDAFSKKVKSALLEFANNLKELQESSSVFDLIDKFEAKFGVKKYYESLPDGAERAANIDEFYAVLKDQIKQNPSFDLEEFLNEITLTSEQDGISDEAISIMSVHASKGLEFEHLFVIGLEEGFFPLIGDGSDIEEERRLAYVAITRAKKTLSLSFANSRFYKGQRTRLNKSRFLSESGITHGSLVIEKSNEFKKGDLVKHKIFGIGRVSAVSKIKKEFKLTINFGGNVREIMSSFVEKAV from the coding sequence ATGGAAAAATTACTATCAAATTTAAACGAAGCCCAGCGCGAAGCAGCTACTCATATAGATGGTCCGATGCTCATACTTGCAGGAGCTGGCAGCGGCAAGACAAAGACCATCACAACTAGGCTTGCCTACCTCATCGGCGAGGTCGGTATAGACGCGGCAAATACACTAACTCTTACTTTTACAAACAAAGCCGCCAACGAGATGCGTAGTAGAGCCATGGCGATGCTAAGCCAAAGCGGCAAAAACTACTCGCCGCTACTTTGCACATTTCACAAATTTGGACTTTTGTTTTTAAAGCTCTATATAGAAAAGCTTGGCAGAAAAAATAACTTCGTCATAATCGACACAGACGATAAAAAACGTATCATCAAAAGCTTTGAAAGTCCGGTCGCAACTGCAATTTTGTCAAGCGAAATTTCAAACTATAAAAACTCACTTTTAAGCGTCGAAGAGGTCTATAAAAACGCAAATTTCTCTTCATTTGACAAGAGCAAGGATAACTTTTACAAACAAGCTGCTCAAATTTATGAAAAATATGAGGACTATTTAAAGGCAAACAACCTTGTTGATTTTGACGATCTGCTCGGGCTTACATATAAAATTTTAGACGAAAACGAAGAGCTTGCTAGAGAAATTTCAAACCGATACAAATACATAATGGTCGATGAGTATCAAGACACAAACGACCTTCAGTATAAACTGCTAAAAAAGCTCTGTCTATGTCACGAAAACATCTGCGTCGTAGGCGATGATGATCAAAGTATCTACGGCTGGCGCGGCGCAAAGATCGATAATATCTTAAATTTCAAAGATCAATTTAAAGATGTAAAGATTATCAGGCTTGAGAAAAACTACCGCTCGAGCGAGGCGATACTAAAAGCTGCAAACGAGTTAATAGATCATAACCGCAACCGACTTGGCAAGAAGCTTGTGGGCACAAAAGGCGAAGGCGAGGCTGTAAATTTGATAGAGAGCTTTGATGAGAGCGTTGAGGCTGGTAAGATCGCAAAATGTATAAAAGAGCTTTTAAGCAAAGGCGTGCAAGCAAAAGATATCGCGATCTTATACCGCATAAACGCGCTCTCTCGCTCACTTGAAGATGGACTAAACAAAGAGCAGATCGCCTATAAAATGGTCGGTGGTGTAAAATTTTACGAAAGAGCCGAGATCAAAGATATCATAAGCTACCTAAGGCTGATAAATAATCCAAACGATGATTTTTCAATAAGACGCATTATCAATCGCCCAAAGCGTGGACTAGGCAAAGTAAGCCTTGATAAGCTCGAAAAAATGGCATTTGAGGGCAAAATTTCCATTTACGAGGCGATCTCAAACATATCTGATAACGACGATGCCTTTAGCAAAAAGGTAAAATCAGCCCTTCTTGAGTTTGCAAACAACCTCAAAGAGCTTCAAGAAAGCAGCTCAGTTTTTGACCTCATAGATAAATTTGAAGCAAAATTTGGCGTGAAAAAATACTACGAGAGCTTGCCAGATGGCGCTGAAAGAGCGGCGAACATCGACGAGTTTTACGCTGTTTTAAAAGATCAGATCAAGCAAAATCCAAGCTTTGATCTAGAGGAATTTCTAAACGAGATCACGCTAACAAGCGAGCAAGACGGCATCAGTGACGAGGCTATTAGCATTATGAGCGTGCATGCGAGCAAGGGGCTTGAATTTGAGCACCTTTTTGTTATCGGTCTTGAAGAGGGATTTTTTCCACTCATCGGCGATGGCAGCGACATCGAAGAAGAACGCAGACTTGCATACGTGGCGATCACAAGAGCTAAAAAGACACTTAGTCTAAGCTTTGCAAATTCGCGCTTTTACAAGGGTCAGCGCACGAGGCTAAATAAGAGTAGATTTTTAAGTGAGAGCGGTATCACGCATGGCTCGCTAGTCATCGAAAAGAGTAATGAATTTAAAAAAGGCGACTTGGTTAAGCATAAAATTTTTGGTATCGGCAGGGTAAGCGCGGTTAGCAAGATCAAAAAAGAGTTTAAACTGACCATAAATTTTGGTGGCAATGTAAGAGAAATAATGTCAAGCTTTGTGGAAAAGGCCGTATGA
- the smpB gene encoding SsrA-binding protein SmpB — MKDLAKNKKALHDFSILETFEAGIVLKGSEVKALRAGRANLKDSFVRVIKGELFLLNAHISYLETTHSAFRPNERAARKLLMHRKQIDKIFGQVSQDGLALVVLALYLSDKNIVKARLALAKGKNLHDKRETLKRREADKEARAAIKRYV, encoded by the coding sequence ATAAAAGATCTAGCAAAAAACAAAAAAGCTTTGCACGACTTTAGCATACTTGAGACCTTCGAGGCTGGCATTGTATTAAAAGGTAGCGAAGTCAAAGCTCTAAGGGCTGGTAGAGCAAATCTAAAAGATAGCTTTGTACGTGTCATAAAAGGCGAACTTTTCTTACTAAACGCCCATATCAGCTATCTTGAGACTACACATAGCGCATTTCGTCCAAATGAACGAGCAGCCAGAAAACTTTTGATGCATAGAAAGCAGATCGATAAAATTTTCGGTCAAGTCTCACAAGATGGGCTTGCTCTAGTTGTTTTGGCACTTTATCTAAGCGATAAAAACATCGTAAAAGCAAGACTAGCCCTTGCAAAAGGTAAAAATTTACACGATAAACGCGAGACTCTAAAAAGACGCGAGGCAGACAAAGAGGCAAGAGCTGCCATAAAAAGATACGTTTAA
- a CDS encoding 4-(cytidine 5'-diphospho)-2-C-methyl-D-erythritol kinase gives MKSFAKINIFLKIVGTRGSYHEILSRFILCEQLFDEIYFKKSDSFAIECNNHDIQDNIIQKAVDELKRAGFSNELDEFFSSHKIIINKNIPIGAGLGGGSSNAATFLLMVNDELNLNIKRENLMQIASKIGADVAFFVSGYKAANVSGIGEIIEEFDDEAPNLNIFTSNIFCSTPMVYQEFRSNFLQYIDVNAAKKMQNLKSKELLEIYKNEELNDLFAPCFKLYPQMNEFKDKFLSGSGSSVFSVK, from the coding sequence ATGAAAAGCTTTGCAAAGATAAATATATTTTTAAAGATAGTTGGCACTAGAGGCAGCTACCACGAAATTTTATCGCGCTTTATCCTCTGTGAGCAGCTTTTTGATGAAATTTATTTTAAGAAATCAGATTCGTTTGCTATAGAATGCAACAACCACGATATACAAGATAACATCATTCAAAAAGCGGTAGATGAGCTAAAAAGAGCCGGCTTTTCAAACGAGCTCGACGAGTTTTTTAGCTCCCATAAAATCATCATCAACAAAAATATCCCAATTGGTGCGGGTCTAGGAGGAGGCAGTTCAAACGCTGCCACCTTTTTACTAATGGTAAATGATGAGCTAAATTTAAATATAAAACGCGAAAATTTGATGCAAATAGCCTCCAAAATCGGCGCAGATGTCGCTTTTTTCGTAAGTGGCTACAAGGCAGCAAATGTAAGCGGCATAGGCGAGATCATAGAAGAATTTGATGACGAAGCGCCAAATTTAAATATCTTCACGTCAAATATTTTTTGCTCCACGCCGATGGTTTATCAAGAATTTAGAAGCAATTTCTTACAATATATAGACGTCAATGCTGCAAAAAAGATGCAAAATTTAAAGAGCAAAGAGCTACTTGAAATTTATAAAAACGAGGAGCTAAACGATCTTTTTGCTCCATGCTTTAAGCTCTATCCACAAATGAATGAGTTTAAAGATAAATTTCTAAGTGGTAGCGGCAGTAGCGTATTTAGCGTAAAATAA
- the fliE gene encoding flagellar hook-basal body complex protein FliE codes for MINSINLDKINKNENSNKIAKAGEEGGFENALNDSLKELNKVQINADKAIADLATGEVKDLHQAAIAIGKAETSMKLMLEIRNKALSAYKEISRTQI; via the coding sequence ATGATAAATAGTATAAATTTAGACAAAATAAATAAAAATGAAAATTCAAATAAAATAGCGAAAGCAGGCGAAGAAGGCGGCTTCGAAAATGCTCTAAACGACTCTTTAAAAGAGCTAAATAAAGTGCAAATCAACGCAGATAAAGCCATAGCCGATCTTGCGACTGGCGAGGTAAAAGATCTTCACCAAGCTGCTATTGCGATAGGCAAAGCAGAGACTAGTATGAAGCTTATGCTAGAAATTCGTAACAAAGCACTAAGTGCTTATAAAGAAATTTCTAGAACACAAATTTAA
- the sstT gene encoding serine/threonine transporter SstT: protein MNMLKNIARRYADGNLIVQILVGIILGALVGFYTHYEAAPYNKISAKIQTIQNESGLSIDEVIKTRLSQDEAKQLNEAKEKASSADSIAASASVLGDLFKGALKAIAPILVFVLVATSIILRDFGHTKGMQKIITLYLIGTFLAAVVAVIASFLFPVELSLKGLSSADMSAPQGITNVLKDLIYKMVENPINALANGNYIGIITWAVGSGIALRNSTAETKKVFKDISDGVTHIVKFIIRLAPFGIFGMVAISIHETGFEVLAGYLKLILVLVGAMLVVAFIIYPAMVFVLTRKNPYPLVMICLKESAISAFFTRSSAANIPVNMALCKKLGLKEELYSISIPLGATINMGGAAVTISILALTAVNSIPSITVTFGDALLLCFISALGACGASGVAGGSLLLVPLACGLFGIGNDIAMQFVTVGFTIGVIQDSVETALNSSSDVLFTAVASETSN from the coding sequence ATGAATATGCTTAAAAACATAGCAAGAAGATACGCCGATGGAAATTTGATAGTTCAAATTTTAGTTGGTATCATCCTAGGTGCCCTAGTTGGCTTTTACACACACTACGAAGCAGCTCCTTATAACAAGATCTCAGCTAAAATTCAAACTATTCAAAACGAGAGTGGTTTGAGCATAGATGAAGTTATAAAAACTCGCCTTAGTCAAGATGAAGCCAAACAGCTAAACGAAGCCAAAGAAAAAGCCAGTTCAGCCGATTCTATCGCAGCTTCAGCTTCAGTTTTAGGAGATTTATTCAAAGGTGCTTTAAAAGCTATCGCACCAATTCTTGTCTTTGTTTTAGTGGCAACATCCATTATTTTAAGAGATTTTGGTCATACAAAAGGTATGCAAAAGATCATTACACTCTATCTAATTGGTACATTTTTAGCAGCCGTTGTTGCAGTTATTGCTAGTTTCTTATTCCCAGTGGAGCTTTCTTTAAAAGGTCTTTCAAGTGCTGATATGTCAGCACCTCAAGGAATTACCAATGTCTTAAAAGATCTCATTTATAAAATGGTCGAAAATCCGATAAACGCCCTTGCAAATGGTAACTATATAGGCATCATCACCTGGGCAGTTGGTAGCGGTATAGCACTTAGAAATTCCACAGCTGAGACCAAAAAAGTATTTAAAGACATAAGCGATGGTGTAACTCATATTGTTAAATTTATCATTAGACTAGCTCCATTTGGTATTTTTGGCATGGTAGCTATTAGCATTCATGAAACTGGATTTGAGGTACTTGCAGGATATCTAAAACTAATTTTAGTTCTTGTTGGGGCAATGCTTGTTGTCGCATTTATCATCTATCCGGCCATGGTTTTTGTATTAACTAGAAAAAATCCTTATCCACTTGTCATGATCTGCCTAAAAGAGAGCGCTATTTCAGCATTTTTTACAAGAAGCTCGGCCGCAAATATCCCTGTAAATATGGCACTTTGCAAAAAGCTTGGTCTAAAAGAGGAGCTTTACTCGATCTCGATCCCACTAGGTGCTACCATAAACATGGGCGGTGCAGCAGTTACCATCAGCATCCTAGCGCTTACTGCGGTAAATTCTATCCCATCTATCACAGTTACATTTGGCGATGCGCTACTTCTTTGCTTCATCTCAGCTCTTGGTGCGTGCGGCGCATCTGGTGTGGCTGGCGGCTCACTTCTTTTAGTACCATTAGCGTGCGGACTTTTTGGTATCGGCAACGACATCGCCATGCAATTTGTTACAGTTGGCTTTACCATTGGTGTTATCCAAGACTCAGTTGAAACCGCGTTAAATAGCTCATCTGATGTACTTTTTACAGCAGTAGCTTCAGAGACTTCAAACTAA
- the truB gene encoding tRNA pseudouridine(55) synthase TruB, which translates to MNAIFVANKPAGMSSNHFLGRLKRKYGVKKAGFSGTLDPFASGCLIVAFGSYTKFFRFLDKSPKVYEATIWLGASSPSMDNENITEISNVKELNLEKLEAIRGELTGKISYIPPKFSAKHVNGTRAYKLARNGEEFELKTETMEIFDSQILNYSHPFLTIRLSVSEGSYIRSYAEIFGKKLGYNVTLSSLKRISEGKFCYENEKFLNICDFLNIQKNTYFGDINDILDGKKLKINDFETQKQEIYLLNYDKFMSVIQITDDTINYTLNKVEKC; encoded by the coding sequence ATGAACGCTATCTTCGTGGCAAACAAGCCAGCTGGCATGAGTTCAAACCACTTTTTAGGGCGACTAAAGAGAAAATACGGCGTTAAAAAAGCTGGATTTTCAGGCACGCTTGATCCATTTGCAAGCGGCTGTTTAATAGTCGCTTTTGGCTCATATACGAAATTTTTTAGATTTTTAGACAAAAGCCCAAAGGTCTATGAGGCGACGATCTGGCTTGGAGCTAGCAGTCCTAGCATGGATAATGAAAATATCACTGAAATCTCAAATGTAAAAGAGCTAAATTTAGAAAAACTTGAAGCCATTAGAGGCGAGCTAACTGGCAAGATAAGCTACATCCCACCAAAATTTAGCGCCAAGCATGTAAATGGCACAAGAGCCTATAAGCTAGCTAGAAATGGCGAAGAATTTGAGCTAAAGACAGAAACGATGGAAATTTTTGATAGCCAAATTTTAAACTACTCGCACCCATTTTTAACCATTCGTTTAAGCGTAAGCGAAGGAAGTTATATCCGTTCGTATGCAGAAATTTTTGGAAAAAAGCTTGGTTATAATGTAACTTTAAGCTCATTAAAAAGGATAAGTGAAGGCAAATTTTGCTACGAAAATGAAAAATTTTTGAATATTTGTGATTTTTTAAACATTCAGAAAAATACATACTTTGGGGACATAAATGATATTCTTGATGGTAAGAAATTAAAAATTAACGATTTTGAAACACAGAAGCAAGAAATTTATTTGCTAAATTATGATAAATTTATGAGCGTAATCCAAATCACGGATGATACTATAAATTACACTCTAAATAAGGTTGAAAAATGTTAA